In the genome of Crassostrea angulata isolate pt1a10 chromosome 6, ASM2561291v2, whole genome shotgun sequence, the window taatctattctgatttctagtctccctctaaccatgctaaaacagtaagttacaacctacaagttagacatctgccttaaattagaattaaattcaaacacacccaggtagctggagacagagttgatttcaatgaaaaatgttcaaatttgacatgtttttctctttttttatgcatatataccttagaaaggtagaaataggttgtttcttgttcatttcaaaagtaattatcatagcagatgttatttcaaagtcaaatgtacatttacatatcctacatgtaatcttaatgcagacaattaaataggggggggggggggggatttttcaattatgtaaacacatctaaatatctttatgaaataaaaaataaagaaaacataattgcatacttttattgaaaaacaaattttcacagcaattatgaatttctttaaacagccttaattttgttttcataatttcttatcaaacacaaaccacaacatggcatgatgctttcttcaagttccattattgttttTGCATTAtctgatttaatttgaattaccggtaaaaagtctgtagaacacaaggaatatgcatgtggatagaggtgacaggttaatctcaggagctgacccacaagaatcaacaggtaccggtaaaagccatgtggtcacaagagtctgttttgagctgaaattaaaaaaaaaaataattagctgtgtttacatacatgtactagtaatagctgtgttttctggaaaaaatacactgaccatgcagtgtaataagtatgacatttcccaatacatgacataacatttaggcagtacaagatcaaaaatttgcatatcaagtcataatataatattaaaaaattttcatagggcctaaaaaaaaaaatagtgtgtttagggtaacactgatgaaaaattaGGTTAGATaggtggggattttttttattttatctatttttttgcctgaatcctaagaatgtttgtttgtttcatgtttaaaaacgtattttttattggaaataagataaaattcacagtcggataaaatcaggcatctaaaaatggtaggattgggccatttttgtaggttaggtcgggttacccgaaacacacaacttttttttttaggcctaggtataaacacttatcaaattgagagagagagagagagtttgagagagagagagtttattaccgtacttgtagtgcaacagtcaatatttcaattcgtaaattacaaaggaatattacccaccgaacagcgtcaaagtacatgtactggtattagcttctggtataccattttttatcaattctactgtgttgtttttttttgcaaataaatttagcgagggtttttgtttattttcttataaattacatgttttaaaaacaatacttatgtaataagcataaaacatgtatgagtaaacttaatgaagaatttttaatagattatttttcacagaatgtggtacattacatgtatgtcaatctttataaaactagcgtatatttcgtgcgccataaattgcaagttttttgtaaacatcatttacttgcatgataggtatatatggtctaaccaaaattttcttcataaagctacagctgtatgtaccacatatatgttttgtcacaagtatacattttaaaaaaaatacccaaattccaacagttgaaataaactcaactcattctctgataagttcattgtgttttgtgcgtgcatatcttatttgtctgctgcaacagcagccaatcagcggtaagctgaatccacaaaaagaaagtttgtgttttaggagcgggtaaattgtttatgcgacactgtcatgaaaaccacaccaaataataacaagaaacataaatattcacttaaatgtattgtgttgtaaagtaaaggtttttaacacttattgcatcttgcaaaacatgcgatgacccttaatcatctgtcatatatctgatatacatgtatatgtaaaagatgggagaaataacgacggaacaaactgggattcgaacctggccctctgaatctctagtcaagtgctctaccaactgagctacatgtatctggcaccggtattcaaaccagtctgaccgtcacatttcTCCCCCCttatatgatcttcaccctcgaagatcacccctggcaggagttaacctgttagttccaggggttggccacaacaccaatattgtaacaggatgggagaaataatgaaggactaaaccgggatttgaacctgggccccctgaatctctagtcaggtgctctaccaactgagctatctggcactggtattcaaaccagtctgttcatcacatatataaagaattattttaaacaatgttgttcaataaaaaataacactcgcaaccttcagtttttgtctgtaattaatcaatattggcgtgcgatcagttctcgcctagtaccatttctcaccagtgcattgttacgtcattttatcaacacataaaattatatacgaaaatatgatgtaacagtgcaccagcgagaaatggtcctcggcgagaactgctcgcacgccagtactgccagtagtcagattaagaaaagagaataaaaaattacatttaaaacattaacaaggacaatttaagtacacatcataactgctaaacaagaaaaattatgtgaactggtagaatggtaggcatagttctaacttgtaacctacatgtacaagtacatgtatcgggtacccgttggtctgctaaacctctttaatgatacaatgatcggcatcataaagatataaaagtcatgttttaactctgaagtctgaagtatacaattttatttacttgaagttatgtctacagggtattcatgactacatttggagtcttctgcacaagaatatatgatatgtttctaattagattctgctttaaattttgagttgaaaattcacaatctgttatttttttaaatagataaattcagttaccctttccagtcccccatgaacctcgagcgagtctaaacatccattaaacatgtaaaaattacacgttagtaaacaaacacccacaccataacaaaaacatctaacagtgtgcacgtacttacatgcacatctatactatatactaaattttaaccagttaacaagaaactttaaaaggagtaaaagcctcaccttcttcagtaacatccacataaatcacacactttaatgtccatcttttctcctttattactcgtagcttatcaacggctgatcgtcgacagaagtgtggctgttagaatttcctcgtaaacgattcacacgagaaaaatatcctccttaaacaaatatgtagcattgttccctgtgcatgttcatatgtttcacagtaaattgaaaatgcatgtgtacacagaaagaatacacaacttctcttctgcattacggctctctcttttctacaatgccgttcgttactgtttacattcggcgcgcgcgcgggggttacaaacaggggcgccccgacaaatagttgcacatagaacgtttaaacgGATAATAAACGTCATTTTGTTGGTAATTTTGTTAACAATTCAATCACGTTCCAAATGACTCGCATATAtccatttttcttatatttaatgatattaTATTACAGTCTTCATTTATTCCTCCGTTTAAACCCATTATATAAGCTTCGAATAATGTTCGCTGAATTTATGCTTCCTGGACAAAAATTCAATTGGTCATTTGCATATTCTGATGACCTTTTGTTTGACCCTACTTCGGCCATTTCGGATGATGATGGCGGACGCCAAACCCAAGTCCAGTCGTGGAAGAAAACCCACGTTAACTGACTCTGGGcggaaaagaaagaaaaaggaaaCTAACGCTTTGATAAACCGGTCGAGGGTATATGTTGGTGAACAGTACAACCGTTGGAATGAATTAAAGACGACCCTCCGGCTACAAACGCATAGTGAAGTTGCCAAAGTTCTTCTCGATCGGTATGTACATGGTGTAGTCCTTGTCAgaaattgtataaaatatattagtTCTAGCCTAAATAATGTTTCATTATTCTCGATTTGATTTGGCATGGATTTGTCCGTCGTTATAccaatatatttgtaaaaataaccTTCAGAGAGATTGGGAAGATTTTTCACGGATGCTGTTTACTTCGTTGGGGCCTCCCAAGGGGTAATCCTAAAAACTAAATAAGAAATTGGAAATTTAGCATTTACGAAGTTAACtcgttgaaaataaaatgataaattattaGTTAGATATGGAGGGTGATATTTTGTTGTAGAATATGATAACTAATTTGTCTGAGGTTGGAgatctgtagctcccggtctgagaAAATTCGGATGGTAGTCTAACGTTATCCAAATCACAggagtttgaatttttatcaataaagccAAAAAACTTACTTTATTGACTGACCCATGAGCTATGCGTAAGCATAGCGAATGCTTACGCATAGCTAATGGGTCAGTCAATAAAGTAAGTTTTTTggctttattgataaaaattcaaactccTGTGTCCAAATGCTTTCAGCGGCAGCTAAAGTTTAATTAGTACATTtaccattattttttacaaaagatgtaaaataaaaaaaggacatgttttattttagctctataattaataaaatgtcaGACTCGTGTTAATAGTTTACAAAACTTACTATAGTACATGTTGATTGTTCAAACCATAAataagcctcgcgaatatatacaccatttcaacttgttggataaagcaaatataaaatcacacaatatagatatcctctatctCTGTTCAAACGAGCTATTTACTATAATTTAGAATTTACCATGAATAATTGTTATGCTATTCATTGGCATATCTTTTCCTTATTATTGTAATAATTTCACACTTCtttcttctgaaaaaaaaaaatctgtcctaaacaaaattattgttctattgaaatataaatgattatCTTTAATTCATAAGGTATGATCAGAGTGAAAAAGATACCGAACTGCCAGTTAAACAGAAAAGCAATGCTGTTGTGGCAACTCCTGATTTGACAGCAAAACATGGTCTGACATCAACACCAGGACCTAGTCATCAACATAGTGTTCAAATTCCAATAGATGTTTCAGAGATCTCCAACACAGATACAGATAGGTAAGTAGTATGTACTTTATACATATGCAGCAAAAATTCAATATGATTAAAATCAGTCGTTGTGATATGCTACCGCTTTTGAGAGCGATAGTGTATCAAAAcagctgattttaatcaaattgagCAAAAATTAATACTTGTGCAAGTCAGAGACAAAAATTTCTACAATTTCTTAAACCatgttaattatatatatatatatatatatatatatatatatatatatatatatatacatttttggggagttgattttaatcaactctcctatgcagttactctggcaaaccagaagtgaaacagtgtttggacctaagcacaaatcatcaccgctgacaagacttagttcttgaaattaatagaaaaatttaaagtgatgtatgctgaagcattgtttttcaggaAACTTATCAAttaacactttgaaaatagtcagattttatataccCGGTAATACGAAcaaataagatatatttttatagtctcatgtattcctacgccagattTTAATATAacctcgttcaaccaaacgctcggctgtctccataAATCTCTGAGAAGCAGAAAGGCTCTTTTGCTTGTCAAAGATTAATGGAGAcggccgagcgtctggttgaatgagactagaattcgatatcaatagtgcttggatccataaaatTGTTAGAATTGCTTCGATTACTTATAGCGAGCACAGCTCGCTGgtgcgcagcgccggcgcgaagcgagctctaccggcaaggcgtgtgtgaatagaaaattcggactagttgcacattcattcaacggatttttttggcgtcagtaaatcggaccagtaatgcattgttttaatcgtcccagtagttccctgtaattatggtttcccatttcacactctcacgagaacaagataaaagactgtGTACATGCATATTGTAAATAAACTGCCGACACAACgcaaattctcaaaatcaggaaaattctaatccgggtgAAGAATTGGGAGTGCGTAGTATGCCTATAGCTCTTTAGCTGGTCAAtagtgtctttattttcacttccatttattacatgctcccgggggatccattttccttctatgatcagcaattttttttttatagatttgtacattatgttaaaatctttattattcaacaacatttaaatttatccgagataaattctatatataaatagataacacaatcttatgaattatgaataatgaaaatttactggaaaaaataggcatgtttattttattctgcattcaaattcatttacttttcgtcgctacttttattttttttgttttatcataattcattattttatcacatgctgcgctcgccccaacggtcgcaccgtaataCATATTAcaagtttgaaatctatctttaaatattacacaaaatgattcatatggagTTTCTCGATATTCTTGttgtaaaaatctaaaattcatataataaaaaagtgggtaattcaaatacagactagaaactaattgccatgcaagataagttgattttaaaataaatgataatcgacaaaatcaactcccatcagtacttcagtactttgattaaattttcttcttattttcaGTGATGGGGCAATATCAGGAATACAGGCATTACCAACAAAAAGGCCTAGAAAGGAAAAATCAAAGCTATCAAGCAGTTTTCTTGATCCATTTGAGTAAGTGTTAGATACCCAATTTCGTTCAGTTTATTAGGCTATTAAGCATACTCGATACAttgaatgcattttttttttttaggttgtcAATTATAGATATATCTGAATCAGAAAGCCAAAATGAAAGCCACAGGTCTGATGAGGATTATGACCCAAGTTTTAATATCACTATAAGGTACATATACCTTTTGTGCTTTTTTACTTTGTTCTTCTTGTTAACCTCATAAGTacattaaatatgatattttgttaacttatacatttaattttttccagACCAAACAATGATGATTTTGATTCTCTAAAGATTTGCAGTGGTGTGAATGATGATGGttctgatgatgatgatgatgatgatgatgatgatgataatgatgatgatattATGGAAGAGGGGGGTGTGGATCCAGGCCctgatttgattaaaataacaaGTATCAACCCTGAGAAGTTGACCTCAGATCAACCATTTCTTGTTTATTACCAGTGTTTAATGCAATTGATAGATATATGCATCCAGGGAAAATGTAAGGAATGTGGATCAGATGTAGACCTGACAAAGAACATCATTGGGTCAGCATTACATTTGAAATGGGTGAGCTCATTTATCACAAGTTTTGATGATTAAGTtgaatgcaaatattttgtggattttgataattacatgtattggttTTATTTGGAggttaaattcaaaattgtaattaaaatatatcatggccataattattttctttgcattttaaaaggaagatgaaaatattataacatTATTTAGAAGAATTCAATTTGATTTCAGACATGTAGAAAAGGACATGTTATCAAGAAATGGTGCTCGCAGCCGATATTGAATTGGAGGATGCACAGTGGGGATCTGATGTTTGCATCTGCTGTCCTGCTTTCAGGgaacaactttcaaaaaatttctttatttgcaAAGTTTCTGAACTTGCCCGCAATCAGCAGCACAACATTTCACAAGATTCAAAGAACATACCTTATACCATCAATTGATGACTTTTGGTTAGAAAAGCAGGAAGAAACCATCAATCTTTTTCGTGGTCAGGAATTGGTCATTCTTGGTAAATAAACTACTATTATATTATGTGTGTACATATACTTGTACTTCAagttagaatatttattttcaaatctttaaaagtACCAGGTATTATGTTTATGTTTGCTGAAAAGGTTTAAGAATATTTCTGCTTTTTGCAGGTGATGGTAGAATGGACAGCCCTGGGCACTCAGCGCAATACTGTTCCTACACATTCATGGAATATACCACAAAGAAGATCCTTTGCATAATTACTATGGATAAAAGAATGACAGACCTAAAAAGTACAAACTTAGAGAAATCTTGCTTTGTAAAAGGACTGCAGTTTCTTCTGAACAGGGGTTTGAAAGTTGTTGAAGTTGTAACTGATGCTCACGTACAAGTTGCTTCTATCATGAGTAAGTTTCactcaaataatttttgtctatattaaattcatttttcataaaaattgaacttttaaattttgaattgatttaattttaatcagTGTTCtctttatatattgtttttgttttcatttctcagAAAAAGATTACCCAAATATTTGCCATTCATTTGACATCTGGCATGGTACTAAAAATTTGGGAAAGAAAATAATGTCAGTAAGTATGATCACCAAAACTAAATAAAAGCATTTCATTCATCTCTATTGATTATTCATGAAGAAAATTGAtcttctggttttttttttttagattggaCAAGagtcaaataaaaaagaattactgCCATGGACAAAGGATATCATGAACCATTTTTGGCATGCAGCGCAAGTTAGCGATACATATGAGACGT includes:
- the LOC128187868 gene encoding uncharacterized protein LOC128187868, with translation MTFCLTLLRPFRMMMADAKPKSSRGRKPTLTDSGRKRKKKETNALINRSRVYVGEQYNRWNELKTTLRLQTHSEVAKVLLDRYDQSEKDTELPVKQKSNAVVATPDLTAKHGLTSTPGPSHQHSVQIPIDVSEISNTDTDSDGAISGIQALPTKRPRKEKSKLSSSFLDPFELSIIDISESESQNESHRSDEDYDPSFNITIRPNNDDFDSLKICSGVNDDGSDDDDDDDDDDDNDDDIMEEGGVDPGPDLIKITSINPEKLTSDQPFLVYYQCLMQLIDICIQGKCKECGSDVDLTKNIIGSALHLKWTCRKGHVIKKWCSQPILNWRMHSGDLMFASAVLLSGNNFQKISLFAKFLNLPAISSTTFHKIQRTYLIPSIDDFWLEKQEETINLFRGQELVILGDGRMDSPGHSAQYCSYTFMEYTTKKILCIITMDKRMTDLKSTNLEKSCFVKGLQFLLNRGLKVVEVVTDAHVQVASIMKKDYPNICHSFDIWHGTKNLGKKIMSIGQESNKKELLPWTKDIMNHFWHAAQVSDTYETFIGIWFGLLHHVTDEHEWILSYSDNGINACQHGPLNEERTKGWLKKDSPAHIALRHVVMDKRRLNQIHYYLNCRSTAELENFQNLILVYASKRYSYGPPTYRARNRLAALDHNGHLERETKINKDGSVRYQRSFNKKSGIWSVHELKEDKTYNYIQSLVEKIVRRRLDDEEGMSGNVVLEADDPRRISKTLARIPPPPTAQLVKERKSRFEDPDKTLDYSWDS